From the genome of Saccopteryx bilineata isolate mSacBil1 chromosome 6, mSacBil1_pri_phased_curated, whole genome shotgun sequence, one region includes:
- the METTL23 gene encoding histone-arginine methyltransferase METTL23 isoform X2 produces the protein MEPRGTGEAAFSSRVLILAARRSPLLPALPETTDSPLGGRGFQGRVVRAQCFRFSEEPGVGAEGAMLEVLVPQIGAGASLPGIIAAKCGAEVILSDSSELPHCLDICEQSCQMNNLPQVRVIGLTWGHICQDLLALPPQDVILASDVFFEPEDFEDILTTVYFLMQKSPKIQVWSTYQVRSADWSLEALLYKWDMKCVHIPLESFDADKEDIAESALPGRHTVEMLVISFAKDTH, from the exons ATGGAGCCACGTGGTACCGGGGAAGCGGCCTTCAGTTCCCGCGTGCTCATCCTGGCGGCTAGGCGCTCTCCCTTGCTTCCTGCCCTCCCCGAGACCACCGACTCTCCCTTGGGCGGCCGTGGCTTCCAAGGGCGTGTGGTCCGGGCCCAGTGCTTTCGGTTCTCGGAGGAGCCGGGTGTGGGAGCGGAGGGAGCGATGTTGGAGGTCCTCGTTCCGCAG ATTGGAGCTGGAGCCAGCCTTCCAGGAATCATAGCTGCAAAATGTGGCGCTGAAGTAATACTGTCAGACAGTTCAGAGCTGCCTCACTGTCTGGATATCTGTGAGCAAAGCTGCCAAATGAATAACCTGCCACAGGTGCGCGTTATAGGTCTAACATGGGGTCACATATGCCAGGACCTTCTGGCTTTGCCACCACAAGATGTTATTCTTGCATCTGATGTGTTCTTTGAACCAGAAG ATTTTGAAGACATTTTAACAACAGTATATTTTTTGATGCAGAAGAGCCCCAAGATCCAAGTGTGGTCTACTTACCAGGTAAGAAG tgctGACTGGTCACTTGAAGCTTTGCTCTACAAGTGGGATATGAAATGTGTCCACATTCCTCTGGAGTCTTTTGATGCAGACAAAGAAGATATAGCAGAATCTGCCCTTCCAGGAAGACATACTGTTGAAATGCTGGTCATCTCCTTTGCAAAGGACACTCACTGA
- the METTL23 gene encoding histone-arginine methyltransferase METTL23 isoform X1, producing MEPRGTGEAAFSSRVLILAARRSPLLPALPETTDSPLGGRGFQGRVVRAQCFRFSEEPGVGAEGAMLEVLVPQVLHLQYGMYVWPCAVVLAQYLWFHRRSLLGKAILEIGAGASLPGIIAAKCGAEVILSDSSELPHCLDICEQSCQMNNLPQVRVIGLTWGHICQDLLALPPQDVILASDVFFEPEDFEDILTTVYFLMQKSPKIQVWSTYQVRSADWSLEALLYKWDMKCVHIPLESFDADKEDIAESALPGRHTVEMLVISFAKDTH from the exons ATGGAGCCACGTGGTACCGGGGAAGCGGCCTTCAGTTCCCGCGTGCTCATCCTGGCGGCTAGGCGCTCTCCCTTGCTTCCTGCCCTCCCCGAGACCACCGACTCTCCCTTGGGCGGCCGTGGCTTCCAAGGGCGTGTGGTCCGGGCCCAGTGCTTTCGGTTCTCGGAGGAGCCGGGTGTGGGAGCGGAGGGAGCGATGTTGGAGGTCCTCGTTCCGCAG GTCCTGCATCTTCAGTATGGAATGTATGTTTGGCCCTGTGCTGTGGTCCTGGCCCAGTACCTATGGTTTCACAGAAGATCTCTCCTGGGCAAGGCTATCTTAGAG ATTGGAGCTGGAGCCAGCCTTCCAGGAATCATAGCTGCAAAATGTGGCGCTGAAGTAATACTGTCAGACAGTTCAGAGCTGCCTCACTGTCTGGATATCTGTGAGCAAAGCTGCCAAATGAATAACCTGCCACAGGTGCGCGTTATAGGTCTAACATGGGGTCACATATGCCAGGACCTTCTGGCTTTGCCACCACAAGATGTTATTCTTGCATCTGATGTGTTCTTTGAACCAGAAG ATTTTGAAGACATTTTAACAACAGTATATTTTTTGATGCAGAAGAGCCCCAAGATCCAAGTGTGGTCTACTTACCAGGTAAGAAG tgctGACTGGTCACTTGAAGCTTTGCTCTACAAGTGGGATATGAAATGTGTCCACATTCCTCTGGAGTCTTTTGATGCAGACAAAGAAGATATAGCAGAATCTGCCCTTCCAGGAAGACATACTGTTGAAATGCTGGTCATCTCCTTTGCAAAGGACACTCACTGA
- the METTL23 gene encoding histone-arginine methyltransferase METTL23 isoform X3, protein MECMFGPVLWSWPSTYGFTEDLSWIGAGASLPGIIAAKCGAEVILSDSSELPHCLDICEQSCQMNNLPQVRVIGLTWGHICQDLLALPPQDVILASDVFFEPEDFEDILTTVYFLMQKSPKIQVWSTYQVRSADWSLEALLYKWDMKCVHIPLESFDADKEDIAESALPGRHTVEMLVISFAKDTH, encoded by the exons ATGGAATGTATGTTTGGCCCTGTGCTGTGGTCCTGGCCCAGTACCTATGGTTTCACAGAAGATCTCTCCTGG ATTGGAGCTGGAGCCAGCCTTCCAGGAATCATAGCTGCAAAATGTGGCGCTGAAGTAATACTGTCAGACAGTTCAGAGCTGCCTCACTGTCTGGATATCTGTGAGCAAAGCTGCCAAATGAATAACCTGCCACAGGTGCGCGTTATAGGTCTAACATGGGGTCACATATGCCAGGACCTTCTGGCTTTGCCACCACAAGATGTTATTCTTGCATCTGATGTGTTCTTTGAACCAGAAG ATTTTGAAGACATTTTAACAACAGTATATTTTTTGATGCAGAAGAGCCCCAAGATCCAAGTGTGGTCTACTTACCAGGTAAGAAG tgctGACTGGTCACTTGAAGCTTTGCTCTACAAGTGGGATATGAAATGTGTCCACATTCCTCTGGAGTCTTTTGATGCAGACAAAGAAGATATAGCAGAATCTGCCCTTCCAGGAAGACATACTGTTGAAATGCTGGTCATCTCCTTTGCAAAGGACACTCACTGA
- the SRSF2 gene encoding serine/arginine-rich splicing factor 2 — protein MSYGRPPPDVEGMTSLKVDNLTYRTSPDTLRRVFEKYGRVGDVYIPRDRYTKESRGFAFVRFHDKRDAEDAMDAMDGAVLDGRELRVQMARYGRPPDSHHSRRGPPPRRYGGGGYGRRSRSPRRRRRSRSRSRSRSRSRSRSRYSRSKSRSRTRSRSRSTSKSRSARRSKSKSSSVSRSRSRSRSRSRSRSPPPVSKRESKSRSRSKSPPKSPEEEGAVSS, from the exons ATGAGTTACGGTCGCCCGCCTCCTGATGTGGAGGGCATGACCTCGCTCAAGGTGGACAACCTGACCTACCGCACCTCACCCGACACCCTGAGGCGCGTCTTCGAGAAGTATGGGCGCGTCGGCGACGTGTATATCCCGCGGGACCGCTACACCAAGGAGTCCCGCGGCTTCGCCTTCGTCCGCTTCCATGACAAGCGCGACGCCGAGGACGCCATGGATGCCATGGACGGGGCCGTGTTAGACGGCCGCGAGCTGCGGGTGCAGATGGCACGCTACGGCCGTCCCCCGGACTCGCACCACAGCCGCCGGGGGCCGCCACCCCGCAGGTACGGGGGTGGCGGCTACGGACGCCGGAGCCGCAG CCCCAGGCGGCGTCGCCGCAGCCGGTCGCGGAGTCGGAGCCGGTCCAGGTCCCGGAGTCGGTCTCGCTACAGCCGCTCCAAGTCTCGGTCCCGCACTCGTTCGAGATCGCGGTCAACCTCCAAATCCAGGTCGGCGCGAAGGTCCAAGTCCAAGTCCTCCTCGGTGTCCAGATCTCGCTCGCGGTCCCGGTCCCGCTCCCGGTCCAGGAGTCCTCCACCTGTGTCCAAGAGGGAATCTAAGTCCAGGTCGCGATCCAAGAGCCCCCCGAAGTCTCCGGAAGAGGAAGGAGCGGTGTCCTCTTAA